The nucleotide window ATATGCTCCCGTGGTTTAACCGTACTCTCTCTATGttgaaaatattattatgttGGTCGCTAAATTACATTGTTTAGTAACCATAAGTGTTTAATTTCTTTAAATTTCGTCACCATAAGTGTTTAATTTGGCAAAGTGACAACATCAAGTAAGAAAGCGTGACAATATTTATGATCAACGACAGTGTCACTAACATCGATCACTCTACTACGTATGTCTGTCTGTCTGGTGACAAGATGATGTATTAATATTTGGTTTGCTAAAATCTGtcactaaaatatttaattacaTTTAACAATGATTGATAACATTTAGGATGATGGTCAAAGCACTATGGTGATGATAGTTCCATTTTTTTTCTTACAAAAAATACTCGCTGTAAACATGAGAGGCTTTGAATCAATACCTCCACCAACCTTCAATTTTTCCCACAATATATGTATACTATAATAATATGATGTGATGTCACTTAAAGcggttcttttttttatttcgcCAAATGTTATACAaatgaacataaaaaaaaaaaagcactggCAAAATAGATTCTCGGTCGTCCTAAGCCTCAATTTTTATTCTCAATTAAAAATGGCATCCCCAATGTTACATACATAGATTCTATGCAAATTTAAGAAGCCCTTTGGCAATGGCACCATCGCCACCATTCGGCAAGAAGCCTCCGGGCGTTCCTTCATCGCCGGTGCCATAAACGATCCGAAGGATCTCCGCCGGCGTCCTCTTGTAAGCGACCGAGTTGACGTTGGCCGAGAGTACGTTGCTGTTGGTCTTGTTCTCGGCTCCCCAGCCGACGGGGACGAGAAGGCCTTCGTCTTTGACACCACAAGAAGCCAGCTTGTTCCTTAGCTCTGACACCTTCGTGGTGAACTCTGCCACTGTCAGGTTCTTGTAAGGTTGGACGACCTCATTCGCTCGCTCGTACAGTAGGGTTCTTATAACTGCATCTTGCCCAGATTCAACTGCCAACAGTCCCGCAAGAAGCTGCACCAAGTATACAGTACATCGGATACGGTTAGTGTTCTGCATCCGCTGTGTAGCTACACATAGAAGAgacggagatatatatatatatatatatatatagggagaaggagagagagattaGTTGAAGGGGGATTTTACTCTCTTGGAGAGATAACCGTTGATGTTGGGGTTGGCGCCCACGTAGCCAACGAGCCCAACGTAGGGGATTACGTACGAGGCCAACAGGTAGTTGACGCTGTTGAAGTAGGGGTCGAAGGGAGGGTCTAGATGGAATCCAAAAGCGTCATCAAATATCTTGGCGAAGTGCTTGCCGCTGAGATCGATCACTGGCCTGGGGAAGCCACCCACCAACGATTTGATGGCCCtgagaagcgagaacagaatcatCGTAATGAAACACAGCAAGTACGACATATATGTATCATGCGTTACCGACCTGAGATGACCGACTTCCTGATATCCAAACTCAGCCATGATGGCGCTGGTAACGTTATCGAGATTAGCCTTGGTGGCGCCGATGGGCGGAGGTCCGCCCATGACGAGCTCAGGGGCGACGGCGTCGAGGCCGTAGCCGAGCGCGCCGTACAAGAACCAGTCGGCCTCCATGTGTTCCAGGTTAAGCGCGAACTGCAGCAGGTCGATGTCGGTAGGGAAGATGGGGATGTTGATCAGCGGCGTCGGCACGGAGCATTTGGAAGCGGCATGTGAGAGGCCGACCAGCCCAAAAGAGATGAGGAatagaaaggagagagagagcacaGACGCGGATGCTGACATGGCGGGTGTCACGGTAGTGCTGTGTGCTGGCTGCTGCTGAGGGACCGTGGGTTGTTTGCTCCTCCATTTATAGAGCGCTAATGGAGGATTGGCGTTACGTCGATTGATCGGACGCAATGGTCATTCCCTATTACGACACACAGTGTGAAGGGAATATATAGATGTTTGCTTAGGAAAGAAATTGTTTGGACATATTACGATCTTCATAGGAGGAGGAGATGTGGCAAGTTACTGCTTATAACCCCAAATTATCTCGTTCATACATCATTCTGGATAACACTCATATCTTCGGTATAATTTTAGACAACATAAGGAATGAATACTTAGATAATAAGATTGGTTCTTTCTCCATCATCACATAATAAGGAAGTGGTGGTCGGTGGTCTTCTTCTCTCTCTAGGAATGAATCACTCGTCTTCACCTTATGCATGCGTCAGGAACAGGAATGGGATATTGTGTCGCCTCCTGTCCATTATTTATCATTACCTACAAAACTTTTCCATTTTAAAGCACACCTCGACGATGGCAGAAAAATGATTTAGGATAGAATAAACAATGGTGGTTTATGGATGATGGATTGAATTCTAAGAGCGATACATGGAGACTCGGATCTTCATTCTGATTAGCTTTTATATCAATGTCATGTCCGCTGATATCTTACGATGTTTGCTTTTCTTATAAGGAAACAAAGAACATCTTTGCCTCTAAATGCTCCGATTGCATCACCATCATAAAAATTCCTTACCATCTATCTCTAGAAAGcataaatagaagaaaaaaaagtgaaattagtacactatcagtgcacATTTAAAACGAGATAAAAATGAATGAAAAAGCTTATTTAATCAGTCAATTGATAAAGGTGTAGTCATGATAATCGAATCAAATGAACTGCTTTCTCATCCTGGTAGGCCATTGCttcagaaaaaaaacaaaaagaacttcAACACTCCTCTATGATCTATTGAAGAACTGCAGAGGTCCTTGAATGGAATATCACAATTCAGTCGGTTGTCACGGTCCACACGAGAGCATCCCAACGAAGCCTACTGAGCCGCAGGACAGCGATGCCACAGGCAGCTGGTGGGAAGGGGACGGAGAAAGGTGACTGCCAGATTCCAGCATTTGCCTGATCCATGGAAGCTTTTGAGAGCTTTCTGTCTTGATGGGGAGTATGCTGTTGGCTTGGACTTTGACTGGGCGGAGCAACCCAAACCGTCTGCTGCTCTGCTACCGCTGCTCCATTCTGCAGTGACGAATGGTCTTCGGAGAGTAAACTAGCAGATGAAGACAAGTTCAAACGGAGATCACGTGGAAGATGTAGTCTCGCATGACCTCATTTCAGTACAGTGTCACCTCAACAGAGTGTGAGACGATGTCGGTAGTCAGTCTTACGTGGTCTGACTGAACCCACTCGTATTGCGGGTCGGATCGGGTTACATCACCCGGTCCATCTACTCCATGTAGGATCCGAATCCACACACTCCCAAGTCTTCCGTTtgacctcctccgccgccgctttGCGCTGCCACTCTTTCCGTTACCGTCTCTCTCCTATTTAACAGTGAAGTAATTCTGAATACATTACTGGAACTTCATACCGTCGTCTTTGCTCTTGTCTTCCGCAAAGCAACTTACCGGTTGGTGTAAAGTATAAACAAAAACCAAACTGGATATTACCTTGGATCTATTTGCCTTTGTTTGCGCGAATCAGCATACCGCTTTGTATCCCCTGCTCGTCTTCTTCCTATTTATGATTGCCCTTGTTTTTCTAATGTATCTTTTCAACCTTCTCCTCGCTTCCCAAGCCGGCATCTTTTTCTCCGCACACAACAAAACATCGAATTAGAACCCGGGAAACGACGAGCCCCAACCCTAAAACCAGGGCGCTCCCGTCGCCGGAGCTCCGATCGAGCCGCCGGTTATCCCTCCTCGGGTTCTCCTTTTCCTCTACCTCCGGGCGGCGGCTGCGGCGGCGGTGATGAGCTAAGCTATGGGTTGCATCCTCGCTAAAGAGGCCTCCCCCCTCCCCACGCCCTCCTCCCTCGGCAGCCGCCGGCGGGAGAAGGATCGCACTGTCGCCCCCGTCGCTTCCGGCCGCAAGTCCCAGGCCACGCTGCCCAGGAACGAGACCGTCGTCGATGCCTCTGCGACCGTCACCGACGTCGCCACCCGGCAGGAAGATGCGGAACGGCCGGCAGGGAAACGTCCGGCGCGGCGTCGGCGGCAGAGGCCCGAACCGAGGCTGAGCAACCCTCCCGATCACGTCCACGGCGAGCTGGTGGCCGCCGGGTGGCCCTCCTGGCTATCCAATGTCGCTGGGGAGGCCATCAAGGGCTGGACGCCCCGACGCGCCGACACCTTCGAGAAGATCGACAAGGCTAGCTTCCACCTTTACTTCGGCGGTCTCTACCTGTTTGCCTGTTTCAGTGAGGTTTTGCTACTAAAACCAGCACTTTTTGTTGTGATATAGATTGGGCAAGGGACCTACAGTAACGTTTACAAGGCTAGGGACATGTTGACGGGTAAAATCGTGGCTCTGAAGAAGGTCAGGTTCGATAATATGGAGCCAGAGAGTGTGAAATTTATGGCAAGGGAGATCCTTATTTTACGAAGGTTGGATCACCCTAATGTGGTGAAACTGGAAGGTCTAGTGACTTCCAGGATGACTTGCAGTTTGTACTTGGTGTTCGAGTATATGGAGCACGACCTTGCTGGTCTAGCTGCGAGTCCCACGATTAAGTTTACCGAGCCTCAGGTTGGTTTTTCAAGATATATCCACTCTATTCACCTCTTAGATGTATCATCTTTCTCATGCCGGGTTTCTGAATTTGTGCTTGGGCAGGTGAAGTGTTATATGCACCAATTATTGTCAGGATTGGAGCACTGTCACAATAATGGTGTGCTGCACCGAGACATTAAGGGTTCCAATCTCCTGATTGATAATGAAGGGTTACTTAAGATCGCAGACTTTGGCCTAGCTACGTTCTTTGATCCTAACCATAAGCATCCAATGACTAGCCGGGTGGTCACTCTGTGGTACCGGGCACCAGAGCTTCTCTTGGGAGCCACTGACTATGGTGTGGGTATAGATCTTTGGAGTGCAGGCTGCATTTTAGCAGAGTTGTTAGCCGAAAAACCTATTATGCCTGGGAGGACTGAGGTAATTGGTTGATTTCATGCTATGCAACGTCCAAATTTCCACATGGTACATGACAATAACTTCTGAGGAAGAAGCCATAAAAAGTTTATTGTTTTCCCTTTATTTGGTATTTAACTATCTTTCGGTATATCATTGCCGATACAGAAAGATGATAATATAAAGAACATGTTATATACTGATTAGGAATTTAAGGTGTATTTATCCACATATACAGGTTACGTTTTGGCTCTATTGAGCTAAAGGTACCTGTGTGAGAGTGATGGTAGGCTTGATGATGGTAGATGATGAACAATTTGTAGAGAAAATTGATGTAATCAATATTCTGATGAGAGTCATATATTCTTGTGTTACATCTACTGAAATCATTGTTGTAATAGATTTGTTAAACCAAGGTGTGATAATCAGCAATAGATATTTGCTAGAAGAAAACATGGTGATCAGAAACATGATTTGTGATGGCAAATTTAGAATGTTTGCCATAACAAAGGATATAGGCTTTGTTGAAGTGCTTAACACAGTTTTGAAGGTAAAATCCTGACAAGAATGCAAGTCTAGAATTGTCTTTACCAAAAAGAGAGGATGCGAAGAGCACAGTTGAGAAGCCAAGCCAAAAGATTGAGGATCATATGGAATTGGCTAGTTGTGGCCAAATTTAGGTTACAATTAAAAAAAGAGATGATAAACATTTTATTGAAGTTTGAGCAAGTCAAA belongs to Musa acuminata AAA Group cultivar baxijiao chromosome BXJ1-11, Cavendish_Baxijiao_AAA, whole genome shotgun sequence and includes:
- the LOC103971494 gene encoding ferritin-like catalase Nec2, coding for MSASASVLSLSFLFLISFGLVGLSHAASKCSVPTPLINIPIFPTDIDLLQFALNLEHMEADWFLYGALGYGLDAVAPELVMGGPPPIGATKANLDNVTSAIMAEFGYQEVGHLRAIKSLVGGFPRPVIDLSGKHFAKIFDDAFGFHLDPPFDPYFNSVNYLLASYVIPYVGLVGYVGANPNINGYLSKRLLAGLLAVESGQDAVIRTLLYERANEVVQPYKNLTVAEFTTKVSELRNKLASCGVKDEGLLVPVGWGAENKTNSNVLSANVNSVAYKRTPAEILRIVYGTGDEGTPGGFLPNGGDGAIAKGLLKFA
- the LOC103971453 gene encoding probable serine/threonine-protein kinase At1g54610; protein product: MGCILAKEASPLPTPSSLGSRRREKDRTVAPVASGRKSQATLPRNETVVDASATVTDVATRQEDAERPAGKRPARRRRQRPEPRLSNPPDHVHGELVAAGWPSWLSNVAGEAIKGWTPRRADTFEKIDKIGQGTYSNVYKARDMLTGKIVALKKVRFDNMEPESVKFMAREILILRRLDHPNVVKLEGLVTSRMTCSLYLVFEYMEHDLAGLAASPTIKFTEPQVKCYMHQLLSGLEHCHNNGVLHRDIKGSNLLIDNEGLLKIADFGLATFFDPNHKHPMTSRVVTLWYRAPELLLGATDYGVGIDLWSAGCILAELLAEKPIMPGRTEVEQLHKIFKLCGSPSEDYWKKSRLPHATIFKPQQSYKRCIKETFKDFPPSSLPLIETLLAIDPAERLTATAALNSEFFSTPPYACEPSSLPKYPPSKEMDAKLRDEETRRLKTAGGKGNINGTKKTRTRDRAMRAVPAPDANAELQVNIDRRRLITHANAKSKSEKFPPPHQDGALGYPLESLHHMDPAFDPPEASFGTVFPYQKGGMTAWSGPLIDSAAAGNPRRKKKSAGNSQIPTNSKQLAGASATKEA